AATAAAGTATTACAGCCCTATTGGTAAATGGATTGAGATGAAAAGAAGGTTGGAAATGAACTTCTATGCTCAGCAGATTGGAAGAGTAAACTGAAACAGGGTGCCCTGACCCTCTTTGCTGGAAAAGGAAATATGTCCTCCATGGGCTTCGATTATACTTTTGCAGATGGACAAACCGAGACCGGTACCTTCATGTATATTCCTTGCGGAAGGTGAGGCATTTCCCCTGAAATATCGTTCAAATACAAAAGGCATATCTTGAGCTCGGATTCCCTGCCCTGAATCGGCGATACTAATCCTCAATTTACCTAAATCAAGTTCCGCGTTAATCCGAATAGAATCTCCCGGGACGGTATGTTTAAGCGCATTGGAAACCAGATTGGACAGAACCTGTTCAATTCGTATAGGGTCCATTCGGATAAGAACATTGGGAATGTGCTCCGGCTCCTCATATATCAGACTGTTCATTCGTACGATATGTCCAATAGGGTTCAACATCGTTTCAAATGCGGATCGACTGTAAACCTCACGCGGCTCCACAGAAATCTGCCCCAGCTCCTGTAATGCATGAACAAGCAGGTCCTCGACAAGACGGGCTGTTTTGTCTGTATGTGTACGCATGATCTCCATATATTCCTTCAGCGTCTCCTCATCAGAGCACAGTCCTTCAAGAATGGCTTCTATGTATGCTTTTACCGTTGTAATCGGGGTTTTGAGTTCATGGGATATATTCGTAATCAGTTCTTTTTGTGCTTTTTCTTGTCTAATACGCTGCTCACTCAAATGCATGATTTCCGTGCGCATCAAATCCAGCATGGCATAAAGTTCGCCCATCTCATCCATCCGGTTATACTGAATCTGGTCATTATACTGCCCTTTGAGAATGGATTCCGCATGTTGTTTCAACTGATGGATGGGGGACAACATCCGTTTTCTGATCTTACGCTTCATGAATATGAGGAGGAATCCTAGGAGGATAGAGATG
Above is a window of Paenibacillus sp. E222 DNA encoding:
- a CDS encoding cell wall metabolism sensor histidine kinase WalK — encoded protein: MSLSTWTKRWLKTSLTLLVILIGCSLVFFLNLLIGRHSGETNLAINQVRLRVNPILLQLEQNHERLNEPDLRDQLRFIADKSGLDFDYVGLDGMVILSSSPSSEGTQINLRSALHYDLNHALVAMDGSQSLNLAFPVMDGPGGGQIGNAIFTIPQSLVIVQKSSTFTFFVLGTLVIISILLGFLLIFMKRKIRKRMLSPIHQLKQHAESILKGQYNDQIQYNRMDEMGELYAMLDLMRTEIMHLSEQRIRQEKAQKELITNISHELKTPITTVKAYIEAILEGLCSDEETLKEYMEIMRTHTDKTARLVEDLLVHALQELGQISVEPREVYSRSAFETMLNPIGHIVRMNSLIYEEPEHIPNVLIRMDPIRIEQVLSNLVSNALKHTVPGDSIRINAELDLGKLRISIADSGQGIRAQDMPFVFERYFRGNASPSARNIHEGTGLGLSICKSIIEAHGGHISFSSKEGQGTLFQFTLPIC